In Zingiber officinale cultivar Zhangliang chromosome 8B, Zo_v1.1, whole genome shotgun sequence, a single genomic region encodes these proteins:
- the LOC122013588 gene encoding formin-like protein 20: protein MADRVIFRLAGGKEAIGCTVSGSGNSATDGVRSEEVASTVARAAGDGAPPLPLQRNREKKPNQFVKTTILPLPFVFFNLFHLLLPFRSISPVSSGDNEECDAVVDSPAPSSFLNLPPPPPLPPATTPPASSSIFDSFSPYFTPFPFQPPPPEHAAAWSLSPPPPPPPLSTSAPSSTRGGPTPQPVQPPAAAPRGPKKRTRASRRAPTTVINTETSNFRSMVQQFTGFPSPPFAGAAASPQFQSPGLQLDLFGSSAAAVPQFLLRPSAQKMIPSPASSSASPSLFDHIIARSNLASIGNSSITSADVDGAPKYHDKFPLSLFEQQPDAANRGTERGSFMPPAFLQPQRAQMAQLPAEFARGSLGNLIATGAAAAAATNITYNNRPRSDVGLCWDVNEQSGEERRPASSIEDQQPYQKLWRPNLD, encoded by the exons ATGGCGGATCGTGTTATCTTCCGCCTAGCTGGTGGCAAGGAAGCGATCGGCTGCACGGTGAGCGGCTCCGGTAACTCAGCCACAGACGGAGTCCGATCGGAAGAGGTAGCCTCCACTGTTGCAAGAGCAGCTGGAGACGGGGCGCCCCCCCTCCCCCTGCAAAG AAATAGGGAGAAGAAACCAAATCAATTTGTGAAAACTACTATCCTTCCccttccttttgttttcttcaatCTCTTCCATTTGCTTCTTCCCTTTCGGTCGATCAGTCCAGTCAGCAGCGGCGACAACGAGGAGTGCGACGCCGTCGTCGACTCCCCAGCTCCCTCCTCCTTCTTAAACCTCCCTCCTCCTCCGCCACTGCCGCCGGCTACCACTCCTCCTGCCAGCTCCTCGATCTTCGACTCCTTCTCCCCTTACTTCACCCCCTTCCCGTTCCAACCTCCGCCGCCGGAACACGCCGCAGCCTGGTCCTTGtctcctcctccgccgccgccaCCGCTCTCCACGTCAGCACCGTCGAGCACTCGCGGCGGTCCCACTCCCCAGCCGGTGCAACCCCCCGCCGCCGCTCCGCGAGGCCCCAAGAAGCGCACGAGGGCTTCGCGGCGCGCGCCGACGACCGTGATCAACACCGAGACCTCCAACTTCCGCTCCATGGTGCAGCAGTTCACCGGCTTCCCGTCGCCgcccttcgccggcgccgccGCATCGCCGCAGTTCCAGAGCCCTGGCCTGCAGCTGGATCTCTTCGGGTCGTCGGCCGCCGCCGTCCCGCAGTTCCTCCTCAGGCCCTCGGCGCAGAAGATGATCCCCTCCCCCGCTTCCTCCTCCGCCTCCCCCTCGCTCTTCGACCACATCATCGCGAGAAGCAACCTCGCGAGCATCGGCAACTCCTCGATTACTAGCGCCGACGTCGACGGCGCTCCAAAATACCACGACAAGTTTCCCCTGTCCCTCTTCGAGCAACAACCCGACGCGGCGAATCGGGGCACGGAAAGAGGAAGCTTCATGCCGCCGGCGTTTCTCCAGCCGCAACGAGCTCAAATGGCACAGCTGCCCGCGGAATTTGCCAGAGGCAGCCTGGGGAACCTCATAGCCAccggcgccgccgccgccgccgccacgaATATTACTTATAATAACAGGCCGAGAAGCGACGTCGGATTATGCTGGGACGTGAATGAGCAAAGCGGGGAGGAACGCAGGCCAGCAAGCTCCATCGAAGACCAACAACCTTATCAGAAACTTTGGCGACCAAATCTAGATTGA
- the LOC122013589 gene encoding coiled-coil alpha-helical rod protein 1-like — translation MAKEGEAEAEVVVLRWQQLHKTAQERCRSVEELEEVQWKVLEDRECQVQSKASIELELGSELDKAKESERRMLESLTFQTKQLEQTKILLEETKLELRSLQATTSLGHQGDEVAALRNELRLALAAEEKSKRAMDGLALALKEVATESSRFKVELEAARGEIERLRAGLRGAKAAAAESLVTWQAKEAGFLECVRTCEDDLADARMDRARTAQKHRVAREESAKLRDIVKQAINEASVVKEALEIARRENAQLQDALRVTKQELECAKEGELAALGSVRELQSLLVSPDVIDLEPSKAKRTAKYRSENWRRRSAGGDMYGFEGSIFDSAEHSPKQRIPSEEEQDEVKAVAVGGWDSFAQRKKKRQILRRFGDLLRRSHN, via the coding sequence ATGGCAAAAGAAGGAGAGGCCGAGGCCGAGGTGGTGGTGCTCCGATGGCAGCAGCTCCACAAGACCGCCCAGGAGCGATGCCGATCCGTGGAAGAACTCGAAGAGGTGCAGTGGAAAGTGTTAGAGGATCGGGAATGCCAAGTCCAATCCAAAGCCAGCATCGAGCTGGAGCTTGGATCCGAGCTCGACAAGGCCAAGGAATCGGAGCGCCGTATGCTCGAATCCTTGACCTTTCAAACGAAGCAGCTGGAGCAGACCAAGATCTTGCTCGAGGAAACCAAGCTCGAATTGAGATCGCTCCAGGCGACGACGTCCCTCGGCCACCAGGGCGACGAGGTTGCCGCGCTGCGGAACGAACTCCGCCTAGCGCTCGCGGCAGAGGAGAAGAGCAAGCGCGCCATGGACGGGCTCGCGCTCGCCCTCAAGGAGGTCGCCACCGAGTCCAGCCGCTTTAAGGTGGAGCTCGAGGCCGCGCGCGGCGAGATCGAGCGGCTCCGCGCGGGGCTACGCGGCGcgaaggcggcggcggcggagtcaTTGGTGACGTGGCAGGCGAAGGAGGCTGGGTTCTTGGAGTGCGTCCGGACGTGCGAGGACGATCTGGCCGATGCGCGGATGGACCGCGCGCGGACGGCGCAGAAGCACCGGGTGGCGCGGGAGGAATCGGCAAAGCTCCGGGACATCGTGAAGCAGGCCATCAATGAGGCTTCGGTGGTGAAGGAGGCGCTGGAGATCGCCCGGCGGGAGAATGCGCAGCTTCAGGACGCTCTCCGGGTGACTAAGCAGGAGTTGGAGTGCGCCAAGGAAGGCGAGTTGGCTGCGCTGGGGAGCGTCAGGGAGCTACAGAGCCTGCTGGTTTCACCGGACGTGATCGATCTTGAGCCGTCGAAGGCGAAGCGGACGGCGAAGTACCGGTCGGAAAACTGGCGGCGGCGGTCGGCGGGCGGAGACATGTACGGGTTTGAGGGGTCCATATTTGACTCGGCGGAGCACTCGCCAAAACAGAGGATCCCATCGGAGGAGGAGCAGGATGAGGTGAAGGCGGTGGCGGTAGGCGGGTGGGACTCAtttgcgcagcggaaaaagaagagGCAGATCCTCAGGCGGTTCGGCGATTTGCTACGGAGAAgccacaattaa